The genomic stretch aaattgcaccataggttaaaacatgtattaaaatcaagtataggccaattataacagttgagcgaccgtgctagaaccacggaactcaggaatgcctaacaccttctcccgggttaacagaattccttacccgaatttctgtgtttgcTGACTATAATGCAGAGtcatcttttcctcgattcgggatctgaaccggtgacttgggacaccataaaattatcccaagtggcgactctgaatttttaaataaataaatcctgtttcgattatcctttaattgaaaaacaCTCCCTTCTATACCCCTTCCAGGGGTGTAGTGCAGaagggaggtgtgacactacTCGCAACCTATCTTCAACTTGCCTGCACTATAGATTTCTTTATGTTATTCTGGGACATCAAaagagacatcacatcgtctatAACTCTTCGTTACTCTCTTAATCAGGAAtttcgatacctagaaaccataggctagaagacatgtcgctgacgatgccgctataattcctggatattgaatcccagcGCTTTTAActttctatccgaagtatggactatccACCACCTTCTATATTTGAGTATtttgtacgttgttcacctttaccttactaccttaaaatcttgcattgtatattctatttctttcatgaccccccttccacataggtataatttacgtccataacttgaaATTCTATTAgaatacttgcacctctagtgAATACACAATCTGGTCagagcttcatactaacttcttatgaggcttgtactcttctaactggctttatcgtagagccgttatagaatatggctattgtactatctctcttgtacctctgatatttaaGAGTGATGTTGCAATGTTCTTAATCATAAgttctataattttctgggtccaataatcagattcctgatttacttagttgatgtaactctttagtttcctcttccctctggtcaacctttatgtaggcttaagctatcttccgatctgcggctcctggtattagttattactttagacTTTCATGGGTGTTATGGAATATatatgatacaatcttctaacaactcAATCCTTtatctatgccctgggctcaatagtttcttttaacttataccggagtcttctatgtctgtatgattgtcaacatatatgttgcatgtataaaactccaaactcttaagtgcgttcatgaCGTACTTTGGGTCATTATTCGAATAATTATTTTTGTTCCTTCTCAACTTTTTTTTAAATGTATGTAAtaacttttcctggtctttctgccccatTGTTGCGAGCATACTTAGCTTACCGTAGTGCCCACACACATTGGaatttcatacaactcatatgatcttgaatatcacttttgattttacttcccgttcgtTAGCCGCGGTAGGTGCcattttcttatggagtgcatacaatgttgttggcgagactgttgttataagaccatttctTCCTTAGGTTActgagcttaggttgaagccttcttccttacttACTCAGCTAGTCTTTCCATGTAGTATTTAGGGAGGATCATCTAACttttgtaaagctgtgagcttattacattgtatattCGATGGACCTTTtgatgcccttgtgcttgtagggttgcttctgaactgatattttgactatctTCCTAGTGACACTCTCTTTGATTCACATaatactcatatggtacctttaactaccccaactcctatctaaatatttctcaagtattacaatgtcatagtTGTggggctgaattcactatattgggttttagtATATTTATCTTGCACGACCTGCTAATTTGTATGTATCCTCTTGACTAGCtgtaactaggctcttcctgaatcaactactaactactcgttggaccattctcatatcaatattccgtgtaatctttcttgggttatttcctttgtcttaacttacatcttGTGCTGGCACtttattttatcaagaatatcCCGGGccggaacccttacttcctctcctagGCATcgcgtttgcataatgttctggaattgtAGTATATCTATgggatttgaataagtgcaatctcgtcccttttatttttatcgcattcttcctttaccattccatagttactagaaccacttaattctggctTAATGTCACATCCCTCTatattcccccttttaggggagtactaacatTTAGAGCTACGACAATCTACCAATAGATATTTCACCTCTTTATCTTTGTCGTATTTTTCACATCATTGATGATctttactcgccttgcggtaatctttCTACactaaggataacaaaattccttactcacgaggaTGACACTTAGTGCAACTGGCACATATaatctcttaagcttaactttgctcgcATTGATTgatttagggaagcatcttcctgaatgacctttaaagattattattctgtcgtccattctattattgctggAACGCAACCTCtcaaattctcatgatgctgactattatcaaatcactcaatccctaattcatgtttagtttatcttattcactagcccatactgatttccaTTACTCTGGGGTGTAACTTTTTCTTCTGATAATCACGTTAGcgtcacaaacttatttctcgaaataaggatacGACTTTATAGACTATACTCTCTTATTGTCTCAAGGTctatcacctctcgtctcttcctttacttgactatagactctgtaatactatcatttttttatctactgttgtcatccatgtatcacatcttactcataatgcttcattatctctcttcttaattccctgctaacatttctgtctattactttattctgaaaactttaaCAAGACGCTCTTTTACTTTTAGCTTCCCTTGCTCCATCCACTAGCTCTTCGgattgcttaacgttctcgctctactagggacgggagccacacttaggtaatatttatcccttcaaggcttccagtgcctatctttatagtactcatatctagttgtactattttagagtgcgccatctcggtgtctcacaaggagattttgttagcacatttacaatatccttcagaaatgttaactaacacaaacaatccattcaccattttgggttactctaaccccagccggatcctgatatatcgtccttctcttaaactatatttgtTGGCTCCCATGGAGCATAATTGAAATGGATGTGACTAACTATATATACCTCTATTACAATTAAAGGTATATcagaatgcttatatttctctgctcgaattgtaaatactgtcaatcttcattaattgggtccctcgtacccttcttcaccttgcttcttttacttgctgaaacttgtgtctaccttccgattctcttatttctttttaccgtaagagtggatagtCATTCTTGCCATATCCTTATCAAGaaacttacacatcttagtacacagaTGATCTGttgaatacctcatatttatccatcataagcatgatgcaaaaattgagtttcttttgactcaactcttccacaactatatctcttaccaaccgcctttctggatgtaggcatcATCGTATTATGAGCAAGATAGAGTTAGACATTTGagttctaccacacgatctagagtaagaagaaagagtgacagtcccaaatgccctatagcctcctgattataagtgtggtgcacgacacacccataaaaagactctactagacacaaccTGTAGACGCCCTacgacagaactgctctgataccacttttgtcacaaacctatgggctgcgacgggcacccggtaccttactcaaccgagtaccaatataacataTCATTCTTATCGTACTTTCATTGGCAAATGGGACAAACGGGCCATCATGGGCTAACCAGAATaaatataagggaatactcaatataAGACGAGCCAACTGGATATAAAAACTTACACATGTGACATAttgcctataaggccaacatgatcatttataaactcaaaacataggacgacaaggccatacaagtattcgTATACATGAAATTTTtcaacaagcctctaagagtacataagtatcataaaggtcgggactgaGCCCCACTagaccaatcaatacatgtcctaaTTATACTAACCatataagcaactccggagcaaatggagcgcactaacatcttccactgagctgatagcctacttggaatactctcgacctgtctatggggacctgcaggcatgaaacgcagtgtccccagaaaaagggacgtcagtacaaataatgtaccgagtatgtaaggaatgaaaatctgTAAATGATAGACATGAGGGAAACATGGAGTAAAATACTAGACATGTAAGTTTGAATAGCTTTGtgaatcatttattatttaaaagtccatgcatatgtgtataaacttatcaggtggtggtgcgtatataacgctgtaaccttttgctatatatatatatatgcgtatatatatatatatgcgtatatatatatatatatatatgcgtatataacaccatctggtcataaGTCAATGTAAATAAATATCTCTCAGAATGTTGTAGGACCATTATGCCGTTGATTactatcatgaaataaactttatcaacttacgtattttcttggACCCAcgaacaaatgatagaataatatgacacatgggaaatcaagaacataagtatctctagtatttctatgaatagagtcatttaagaaaattgtgcatttgctcgtttcgtttgtgtcgtataaatcatgccaaaagaaagaagggatagccatAAAATACCAGAGCCGATTATCTTGATAATCCCTCCAATACACGTCAATTGAAACAACATGTAACGACGGGTCTAGGTAGGAGAAAATCTATATGATAATCTTGAGAAATATTGTACCGTACTCCCTTACAATCACAAAATCTCGGTGCTATTATGCTAAGAAGTCTCATTTGAATTTTTGTCTCAAGAAAACCACGTTACTACCATATAAATCCTCATATGAATTGGCTGAAACCTTCATTCTTCATATTGTAGAGATATTAAATCTCCTTAAGTGAATTAGAGAGAATTTTAAACCTTGGTGGGTATGGGCCCCACTTAGGTAATGACCTAGCCTCCAAACTCCCCTAACACATGCCACATAGTCTTATAATTTAAGACTCATCATCAAGGTCTCCTAGGGCTGCCACATTTGGGGGGAAGGGGTTACACATATCCAAAAATTGAAATTAATTAGCTAATCACCTACCAAAAATTACTAATTacccaattattcacataattaagaattatctcaaattacttgaaATACTagtcacttttaacacaccttatacaccttactatattggtcatgtggtaccttgtatgacactagtacataaataccaggtatttagctcgggccgtattttgtcccaacatgtcaaactttgatgaaaattcatttttttatttgcttagcctttcaccttcacgaatttactcattacttgtttgaaatatcataatgcttataatctaaaaatactctcattcccgaacttacatcGATTAGCTTATGACGAAAAGTTAACGTACAGAAATGTGGAAtgtataatctcatttccgaatttatatcaatttacttatggcgtacttccatgtacgaaaatatggggtgtaacatatcGACTTTTGACATTTTGGGGAAAAGTGTGGGaattctaaatttatgcattgtaattgattcctttagcaatatttgatattattgagtcaattgtggctagatacgagtggtttggaggaGGATTCTAGGGAAAAGGCCCGGGTAAAGCTCTAAGTTGATTTCGGCGTGAGGTAAGTGTTGagtttaaccttgatttgagggaattataAACCCTCAGACTATGTGCTATATGAATTTCATGTCTTGCGGTgcatatgcgaggtgacgagtgcttatacgccgcCGAATTACTTGTTTCCCTGATTTTCCGTTTTTCCTTAATTATCTGCTTCCATGCCTTGACTGTTATATGCTTTAAATGCCTTCCATGCTTtattttctacttgttaattattGTTTCTCCTGTTAAAATGTTGGATCTTTTCCTGCTGTCATAACTCGCTGCTATTTGCGTTAATTGACTTACTTGCACCTTCTAATTGTTATTCACGGGACTTGTCTTGCCATGTAGCATGACATATATGAATTCCCAAGTTGATACAAGGTTTCTTTTTTGATTCATCTTTATATTCATCAATCATAGAGGTTCTTGTGGTTTGAATTATGGATTTAATTGTACTCAATGTATATTTGtgctgatatggtgggatcgggttgcacgcctcaataggtaaaataagggtgaattgatatAGAGGAATAAAGGTGAATTTGTACAgatatggtaggatcgggttgcacgctacaacaggtggaataagggtggattgatatggtggaataaggttATGATACTGATTTTAtcatatggtgggatcgggttgcgcggcGCAATatgtatttatttgtttatgattaTTGACATTACTACAGTGGAATAAAGGATAATTGTGatgtatggtgggatcgggttgcgcgctacAACAACCTATGTGTTTCTATTTCCCTGTACTGTGTTGGTTCTTGGTATTTTTCATATGGAACTCTTAAGGATTGGTAATTCTGATCGAAATTGTTTTTCTTTGAGGATTTAGCTATTTTCTTCAGCTAACTATCTTATTTCGTTCTGTATTTTCTTCTCCTGTCCTTATTATATATTGCATACATGTTGTAGTCTAAGTGACATGCCTTAGCCTCGTCAGTACTTCATCGAGTTTAGGCTcaacacttacagagtacatggggtcggttgtactcatactacactctgcacttcttatgcagattttggagttgttCCCAGTGGCAGCTATTAGCGTGCACAGATTGGCCAGAAGTGTGGAGACTAGAGGTATAGCTACTTGGCATCCGCAGCTCCTAGAGtcccttttccttttatttagcTGTGTATTTTCCTTCAGACAACTTGATGTTTTATTCAGACCCTTATttgtactattctagtagctcgtgcacttgtgacaccgtgTCTAGGGTTGTATCAGATATTTTAGTTGCTATAGCTTTCGATCTTTACTTTGGATTATTACAATTATTTCAACTCTTTTTTATAATTTTACTATtgaaaatggataaattattctaacgttggcttgcttAGCAAGTTAAATATTAGGTGTTatcacggtcccgaaggtggcaatttcgggtcatgacaagttggcatcagagcactagattacataggtctcatgagtcacgAGTAAGCTTACTAGAGTCTAGAGAATCCGTACAAAGGtgtatgtacttatcttccagaggtTATGTAGTTTAGGAATAATTTcattctattcttctctgtcttATGATTTAATTCTACCATTAATGATTGAACTCTTCTATTCTTGATCCCTTGCAGATGGCGAGAATACACACTGCATCTTTAGCAGGACAGTAGCCGGAGCCCCCAGCAGCAACTCCTATgaggggtagaggtcgaggtagaGGCAAAGCTCAACCTAAAGCTCGAATAGCAGCACCAACAGTAGAGCCTCAGgtagattttgatgaggaggttccagctcaAATTGTACCTGTTAGACCAGCTCCGATcccggaggggttcatcgccaccctagTGGTTCAGGACGCTCTAGTCTGTTTGGCGGGACTTGTGGAGCATGTGGCCCAGGCCGGTACATTTCCTGtggcaccaaccgtctctcaagATAGGGGGAGCACatactcctgctactcacactctggagcagatggctctCTAGTATCAGACAGCAGTTGCCCCatcagttggggtagttcagccagtTATTGCAGCACAGGCCAGTGATTGGCCCGCCATGTTTTCTGAGAGCTTATTGAGATTGGAAAAGTTTACCAAACTCTTCCTAGTTCACTTTAGTggtgcaccttctgaggacccataGGATTATTGTTACGGCCAAACGCACACACAAGTATATGCGGtcatcaagtaataaagtgactaaaagtcggacgccgatcccacgaggacttgtgattaactattaactaaattagactatcctaattatctaaacaagaattaaacGTAGAAGTATTTTATTCTAAACTAATTAATAAAGaaatataaataatgaacttTGAAGAGAGGAAGagcagatttttatgttatcaatatGATGAAAATGATCTAGGGTCATGGGATATCTAACAATCCTATTGTATTCACAATAGAATTGACTAACTagtttatctagtttattggttaaTAGGGTTAATACTGCTCATAAGAATCTATCGAGTTTTTACTCGCCTATTCAtactaacctaacgcctatatgtctGTGGagttagaattaacaagaacgcatttatatTTCCTATAAATCAAACAAGAAAGCAATTAGATATATGTCTATTCTAACCGAGAATCCGTTCCCCGATGCACatgttcaagaacttgctctactcaatcctatatgcaatctagaatttccACTTTCGAGCTCaattctagattcgtagatagtattcaattggtgatcaaggaataaaataattaagtgcaggattgaataaataaaccaatatgataaactaagaaatcaaaTCAAGATTAGAATAACAATattcatgaaagaaccacaaccctagaacgtgaagtttagctccacatagacatggtagccaaCAACAtatcatacaaagaaacataaaaattactaagtttggcGGAAGAAAAGATAAAACTCGACCTCCACTGTGGCTCTGTGCTCTCCCTAGGTCGAATTCCTTTCATGTGTTAGATGACCTAAAAGGGGCATTTTTGGCCTATATATTGCATACAAAAGTCGTGGGCCAAAGTTCTCCTATTCCCAGTTCAACCCAGCTTCAGGGATTGATGCTGGGGTGGATGCTTCACATCCACCCTTTGTTCCTCCATCTCAGCTTTGCCAAGGTGTGGATGTTATGGGTCGACTTCACTGCTAAGGATGCACCAAGTAACCTTCTTTCGAAGCTTGGATGCAATGCATCCACCGTCTTCTCCTCTAGTTGGAGCatattttcttcatctttttgcACTCCAAACAACATAAATTATCACACACAACTTAATTAGTCATAAAACCAATAATTAAACAATGTTGGGCATCTTAAAGACCAAATAGCACCAAAAAGCGGTTAAAATATGGGTAAAGTAACATCAAAACATATAGAAATATTCCCAACATCAattatcttgaccgctgccaTGAAGTGTTGCAGAACATGGGTATAGTTAAGACCAATGGTGTCGATTTTGTTGTATTTCAAATGACGGGTTATGCCAAGAGATGGTTGAAGGATTATGTATCTACTAGACCATCTAGATCACGTGTtgttacttgggaccagttctctcagctatttctagagaagttcatTCCTATCACACTGAGGGAGGATTACTACAAGCAGTTTGAGCATATCCAATAGGCCAGTATgtcagtcactcagtacgagactcgTTTTGTAGATCTAGCTCGTCATGCCCTTATATTTCTTCATACTGATAGGgatagggtgaggaggtttattgatagACTCATTCATCCTATCAGGCTACAGATGGTCAAGGAGACCGGGGTTGAGATTTCCTTTAAGACAACTACTAATGTTGCTAGATGGATAAAGATAGTTCTTACACGGGAGAGAGAGAAGGGGTCTGATAATAGGCCTCATCATTCTGGTggttttagtggtgcctcatctagaggcagGAGTACTTTTGGTAGGGGACATCCTCTCAGGCCATTTTGGTTGACGCTTCAGGCATCCCATAGTGCTTTAAggagtcgtggtccttatgtgccTTATTTTGAGCATCCAGCCTACagtgcaccatcagctcctattGGTATGGCTCTAATTCAGAGTTATCACTGTGGTTATCCAGCCCGTCCGGGTCAGTTTTAGTTTCAGCAGCCACGACATTaggatggatgttttgagtgtgatAGTTTTGGGCATATCAGGAGGACTTCTCCAATATTATTGGGTGGCATGCCAAGCAGAGTTCgtgtgccatggttcaggcaccggtTGTACCACATCCCGCTCAGCCAACTAGAAGTAGGGGTCAGGCAGcaagaggtggaggtcaggctgttaggggtggaggtcagtccaCTAGAGGTGAAGGTCaggtagctagaggtggaggccagccagctataGGTCGTCCTAGGGATGTAGTACGAAGTGGTGgagcccaaccccgatgttatgctttcccagccaggcctgaggctgagtcatctgacGCTATTATCACATATATATTGTTccagtttgccatagagatgcttcagttttatttgatcagggctctacttattcctacgtgtcatcctattttgttTCATATCTGGTTgtacctcgtgattctttgagtgctcctttgtatgtgtccacacctgtgGGAGATTTTATTATTGCAGATCGTGCCTATCATTCGTATGTGTTTACTATTGTGAGTCTCGAGACTAGCGTAGATCTCATACTTATCGATATGGTAGATTTTAATGTCATCCTCggtatggattggctgtcaccttatcatgctatattagaTTATCACGCCAAGacagtgaccttagccttgccggggttgcctcgattagaatGGATGGGGACTCCTGGCCATTTTACCACCAGGGTTATCTTTTATgtaaaggctcggcatatggtcgagaagggtgtCTAGCGTATTTGGCTTATGTCTGCGATTCTGGtatggaggttccttccatggattcagtaccagttattcatgagtttccagaggtatttcctacaGATCTACTAGGAATTCCACCTGATAGatatattgacttttgtatttatttggctccgggcactcagcctatttctattccgccataccaTATGGCCCTAtaaaagttgaaagaattaaaggagcagttggAAGATtcacttgataagggcttcattatcCCTAGTGTCTCTCCATGGGGTGcgcctgtgttgtttgtgaagaagaaagatggatttATGAGGATGTGCCTAGATTACCAATAATTGAACAAAGACAccataaagaacaagtatccattgttgatgattgatgacttatttgattagattcagggtgccaaggtgttttggAAGATAGATTTGAGGTCCGACTACCATCAGTTGTGGAtcagggcatctgatgtccctaagacagcttttcggactTGGTATGGGCATTATATTTTCTAGTGATGTCacttgggctgacaaatgccctagcaacatttatggatttgatgaactgggtgTTCAATCCATATTTAGATtactttgtgattgtgtttattgatgatatcttgatgtACTAtcgcagtcgagaggagcacgagcatcatCTCCGGATTatacttcagactttgagagacaaccagttatatgctaagttttcaaagtgcgagttttggttggactcaatCTCTTTCTTGGGGCACATCGTATCGTTAGAGGGCATtcaagtggatcctaagaagattgaggctgttCAAAACTCGCCTAGACTTACTTTAGTTacggagatccggagtttcttgggtttggcgggttattatcgtcggtttgtggaggggtttttatcTATAGTAGCCATATTGACCAGGTTGACCCGGAAAGGTTccccgttcagatggtcagatgagtgtgtgGCTAGCCTTCAAAAGCTTAAGTCTGCCTTGACTACGGTGCCACTGTTGGTATTGCTCACGTGTTCTGGATCTTACACGgtgtattatgatgcatcttgtattgggtttggtgcagtattgatgtaggatggcaaggtgaTTGCATGTATGCTGCGggagttgaaggttcatgagaagaattaccatgttcatgacttagagttgacattcattgttcatgcactgaagatttggaggcactatctttacggtGTGTTgtgtgaggtattcacagatcatCGAAGCTTGTAGTATTTGTCCAATCAGATGTATCTCAATTTGAGGCTGAGATGGTGGCTGgagttattgaaagactatgatgtcaccatcttgtatcatcccatgaaggccaatgtggtggcccaTGCCTTGCGTAGAAAGTCaatgagtatgggtagccttgcgtacattccagtcggtgagagaccgcttgaaTCAgatattcaggctttggccaatcaattcatgaggttggatgtttcaaAGCCCAGTCGTGTCCTAGCTTGTACAATCGCTCGGCCTTCCTTGTTTGAGCagatcagggagcggcagtatgatgaccctcattcgtttgtccttagggacacagtgcggcatggtggtgccaagaaggttacTGTTGGAGATGAAGAAATTTTTAGGATACTACAGgatcgtatttgtgtgcctaatgtagatggacttcgtgagttgattcttgaggaggcccacagttcccagtattctattcattcgagtgccaccaagatgtatcaggacttgcagcagcattattcgtggagaaggatgaagaagaatatagtggcatatgtagctc from Nicotiana sylvestris chromosome 12, ASM39365v2, whole genome shotgun sequence encodes the following:
- the LOC138882709 gene encoding uncharacterized protein, translated to MVQAPVVPHPAQPTRSRGQAARGGGQAVRGGGQSTRGEGQDGKVIACMLRELKVHEKNYHVHDLELTFIVHALKIWRHYLYGVLCEMYLNLRLRWWLELLKDYDVTILYHPMKANVVAHALRRKSMSMGSLAYIPVGERPLESDIQALANQFMRLDVSKPSRVLACTIARPSLFEQIRERQYDDPHSFVLRDTVRHGGAKKVTVGDEEIFRILQDRICVPNVDGLLTYSLERLVEIYISEFIRLHGVPVSIISNRGMQFTLHFWRAVQRELRTQMAPYEALYGRRCRLPVGWFKLGEAQLLGTDLVQDALDKVKII